The segment CACCGATGCCGGTGACGGTGGCAGCTTCGTTGAATTCCCCGAGTATAGTGATGGCTGCAAGAAGACAGATGGCGGTGATGGCAAGTGTGGTTCTCCACCAGCAGGTTGGCTGAAGAAGGCCGCTTACTATCAAATGCCTGCAAAATGGCCAACAGCTTACAAAATCTACAACAACATCTCCTTTACTAAAAGCGATATCGGCAACATGGCTGCATTGGTTGACATCGATGGCATGAGCCACGAAGCAGCCGCTGCTAAATGGCTTGCTGACAACGAAGCAACCTGGAAAGCCTGGCTGTAAGCCAACCCCCCTGACCTGAATGCGCTGCATTCAGGTCAGGCATCAAGAAACCTTGATGCTGCCTTTAGCGCTTCTTTTTTTATCGGGATTTAATTATGTCAATACCAGCTCAGCCGGTGATCAAGTGCGAGTCTGTCTATAAAATTTTTGGCGACAACGCTGTAAAAATGTTGAAACAGTCAGGCGGAAAAGTAGATACAGCATCATTACTTGAAGCAGGGTGTGTTATTGGTGTTAACAATGCCTCTTTTGAAGTGCACAAAGGAGAAATGCTCGTTGTCATGGGCCTGTCAGGCTCTGGAAAATCGACCCTTTTGCGCTGTATTTCACGCCTGATCGACACCACTGCTGGCGATATCTTTATTGATGGCGAAGATCTGCTTGCCATGAACGCAAAAGAACTCATCAACATCCGTCGTAACAAAATGGGCATGGTGTTCCAGAGTTTTGCCCTGCTGCCTCACAAGACAGTGCTGGAAAACATTGCCTTACCACTGCAAGCGAAAGGCATGAGCACCAACGACAGCATGGACCGTGCGATGGACATGGTAAATCTGGTGGAGCTCACAGGTTGCGAAAATGACTTCCCGCGACAACTCTCTGGCGGCCAACAACAACGTGTTGGCATCGCTCGCTCATTGGCAGTGGAACCTGATATCTGGTTCCTTGATGAGCCATTCTCAGCCCTGGACCCTTTGATTCGCAGGGAGATGCAAGACGAGTTCTTACGTTTACAAAGTAGCTTAAATAAAACCATCTTGTTCGTGACCCACGACTTTGATGAAGCACTGCGCCTTGCCGATCGCATTGCCATTATGAAAGACGGTGTCATCGAACAGATTGATACCCCAGCAAACATCGTACTCAACCCGGCCACGGAGTACGTCGCCAAGTTCACCCGCGGAGTGCCACGCGAACGCGTACTCTCTTGCCAAACCATCATGGGGAAATATGACGCCTCTGCTGAGATGAGTGACATCACTGTATCTGAAGATGCCATTGTCGAAACCGTAGCCGAGTCGGTGTTAACTGAGCAAAAGCCGGTGGCTGTCATTGATGCAGAAAACAAGATTGTTGGCGTTTTAAACCGCAGCACCGTAATACACGTCTTGTTTGGTGAAGCTAACAGTATGCCAGTCAATAACTAAGTCGTGAGCCAAACCTGATGCGATATTTTGCCGAAAATAAATGGACTCAGTTTGTCGTCTTATTGGCGGTGTTCTTTGCGCTTGTAATGGCCATCGATCCTGCCACCGGTGGCAACTTATGGCGCCTGCAAGAGACACAGTTCTGGTTGCTGCCAGACATTGTCAACGACGGCCTCAAGTTCCTCATCAATGACTTCTGGGTTGTCGATGTTTACGATTCTGAGTTGGACATCACCGAAGAATCGACCATGATGAAAGAGTTCACTCGCACCCTGTCTGGCGTGATTCTCTTTAGCATTAATCTGATTCGTGAACTTCTATTGGGCGGCGTTAAAACCGTTGTGGCCTTTACGAGCTGGGACTTTATCAGTGAAAACCAGTGGGCTCGAATTCCTGCACTGCCGTGGCCAGCTGTTGCTGCTGGTGCATTTATAACAGGCCACTATCTTGGTGGCCGTAGCCTGTCTGTTTTAGCTGGCGCCAGCACCATTTACATTGCTGTATTTGGTCAGTGGACACCCGCCATGCAAACCTTATCCTTTGTCTTAGTGGCTGTGCCATTATCGGTTGTTATAGGGTTGTCATTGGGCATTATTGCCTTTAAAAACAAGATGTTCGAATCCATGTTGGCGCCACTGTTAAACGTGGCTCAATCCATGCCTCACTTCTCCTACCTAATCCCAGTGGTGGTATTTTTTGGCATTGGTGACCATGCAGGTGCTATTTCAACGGTTATTTTTGCCACCCCCCCAATGATCCGTTTAACAATTTTAGGCCTTAAAAAAGTCTCTCCAGAAGTGTTGGAGGCGGGCATGATGAGTGGCTGTAACCCTCGCCAGCTCATGTTTAAAGTGCTCATCCCTACGGCCCGTCATGACATTTTGATCGGTGTTAACCAGGTTATCATGCAGTGTTTGGCCATGGCCGTCATCGCATCGTTCATTGGCGCAAAGGGGCTGGGCTACGACTTGTTAGTGTCCTTGAACATGCTCAATATTGGCCAGGCTCTGGAACTGGGTGTGTCTATTGTATTGATTGCGGTCGTTTTGGATAAGCTATCCCTGGCCTGGGCTAACAAGCAGGTCGATTACTTTGCTGACCAGCCATTCCATGTGCGTCACAGGTATTCGTTAGCCTTCTTGGGAATTTTGATCTTCACCTCTGTGATTGCCTATGTTGCATCGATAGTTTTCCCGGAAAAGGCTAACTACCTCTACTTCATTCATGAATCACAAGGGTTCACCACTGAAAAGTTCTGGGACGCCATTGTTGACTGGATCATCACCAATACTTACGGCAGCGTGCAAGCCTTCAATTTGTTTATGATTACCTCAATTTTGATGCCCATGAAACAGGCTTATC is part of the Marinobacter antarcticus genome and harbors:
- a CDS encoding quaternary amine ABC transporter ATP-binding protein; translation: MSIPAQPVIKCESVYKIFGDNAVKMLKQSGGKVDTASLLEAGCVIGVNNASFEVHKGEMLVVMGLSGSGKSTLLRCISRLIDTTAGDIFIDGEDLLAMNAKELINIRRNKMGMVFQSFALLPHKTVLENIALPLQAKGMSTNDSMDRAMDMVNLVELTGCENDFPRQLSGGQQQRVGIARSLAVEPDIWFLDEPFSALDPLIRREMQDEFLRLQSSLNKTILFVTHDFDEALRLADRIAIMKDGVIEQIDTPANIVLNPATEYVAKFTRGVPRERVLSCQTIMGKYDASAEMSDITVSEDAIVETVAESVLTEQKPVAVIDAENKIVGVLNRSTVIHVLFGEANSMPVNN
- a CDS encoding ABC transporter permease, with translation MRYFAENKWTQFVVLLAVFFALVMAIDPATGGNLWRLQETQFWLLPDIVNDGLKFLINDFWVVDVYDSELDITEESTMMKEFTRTLSGVILFSINLIRELLLGGVKTVVAFTSWDFISENQWARIPALPWPAVAAGAFITGHYLGGRSLSVLAGASTIYIAVFGQWTPAMQTLSFVLVAVPLSVVIGLSLGIIAFKNKMFESMLAPLLNVAQSMPHFSYLIPVVVFFGIGDHAGAISTVIFATPPMIRLTILGLKKVSPEVLEAGMMSGCNPRQLMFKVLIPTARHDILIGVNQVIMQCLAMAVIASFIGAKGLGYDLLVSLNMLNIGQALELGVSIVLIAVVLDKLSLAWANKQVDYFADQPFHVRHRYSLAFLGILIFTSVIAYVASIVFPEKANYLYFIHESQGFTTEKFWDAIVDWIITNTYGSVQAFNLFMITSILMPMKQAYLSMPVAATLFLVAGTGYIIGGLRSAVIVTAFIAFIALTPWWDRALITAYMTTFAVIISVIIGCTVGTLCSRSPRATKVILLVCDTFQTFPSFVYLIPVIMLFGVSDLSVLIAVIVYATIPATRYTVEGLSNVPKSLQEAGSMSGVNRMQRLLQIELPLAFPHIMLGINQTVIFALFMVIIGAFIGTDDLGQLIMQSLSEANGMGQGIVLGLCVAFIGLAVDHLIHTWAEQRKNVLGVA